CACCTTGTCCCCGTTCTTCTTCATGAAGGCGGACAGGCGCGGGTGCGCGGCGCCGCAGGACGGGCACTCGAAGTCCGCGAACTCCACCATCGTCACGGGCGCGCTCTTGCTGCCCTGGCACAGGCGCTCGTCCACCTGCAGCGGCACGCGCGGGGCGCGGAAGGAGGCGTAGTAGCGGCTGAGCGCCACGATCGCCTCGGTGCCCGGCACGCCCTCCTTCACCAGGCTCGCGGCGAGGCGCGCCTCGCGCTTGGCGTGGCGGCAGGGGGCGTGCTCCTTGAGGCAGGCGCCCAGGCTGTGCGGGCAGCCGCAGTAGCAGAACTCGTCGCTGAGCACCGTGGCCAGCTCGCGCTGCGCGTCCGCGGGCAGCGAGGAGAAGTCCATGCCCGGGTAGCTCGCGAGCGGACCCGCGCCCCCGGTGCCGTCGCCCTGGCCGTCGCTGCTGCTGCTGGCCGGGGCGGGCGCCGCCGAGCCACTCGCCGCGGCGGCCGCCGGAGCCGGAGGGGTGTCGCGCACGGCGGGAGGGGTCGCCTTGCTGCAGCCGGCGGCCGCGAGCAGGGTGGTGAGGGCGAGGGAGAACACCTGCGCGCGCGGCATCTGGAAGAGCGTCTGGGGGAGCATCAG
This Aggregicoccus sp. 17bor-14 DNA region includes the following protein-coding sequences:
- a CDS encoding DsbA family protein, giving the protein MPTSSPKARLMLPQTLFQMPRAQVFSLALTTLLAAAGCSKATPPAVRDTPPAPAAAAASGSAAPAPASSSSDGQGDGTGGAGPLASYPGMDFSSLPADAQRELATVLSDEFCYCGCPHSLGACLKEHAPCRHAKREARLAASLVKEGVPGTEAIVALSRYYASFRAPRVPLQVDERLCQGSKSAPVTMVEFADFECPSCGAAHPRLSAFMKKNGDKVRFCYAPYPLPMHPNALPAAQAALWARDQGKFWELHDVLFENQTALGPDNLPKLVQKVGLNPAELQKVLKAGTYLKELEGFKALGASANIRGTPSLFFNGRPYELGYAEDQLRQSAEDEAEWRANNGAWAAD